The sequence ACTGGTCCGGCGCCTTCCCCTCCGGCCCCACCGCCGAGCACTACGCCGCCGCCACGAGCGGGGACGCGCTGCGGGCGCTGACCACCAGTCTCCTCACCGCCCTCACCGCCGGGCTGCTCGCCCTGCTCGCCGGCAGCTGGGCGGCCATCGCCGGAGCCTCCCTCGGCAGGCGCGGCAAGCGGTTCATGGACGCGCTCTTCGTTCTGCCGGTCGCCGTGCCGTCCGTGGTCGTGGGTCTGTCGATCCTCGTCGCCTTCAGCCGGCCGCCCCTGCTGCTGAACGGGACGCCCTGGATCGTCATCCTGGCGCACACCGTTCTCGTCACCGCGTTCGCCTACCAGTCGGTGTCGGCGGCCCTCGTGCGGCTCGACCCGGTGTACGTACAAGCGGCGGCGAGTCTCGGCGCCCGCCCGGCGTACACCCTGTGGCGGATCAAGCTGCCGCTCCTGCTGCCCTCGCTCACCGCCGCCGCGGGGCTCTGCTTCGCCCT is a genomic window of Streptomyces sp. NBC_00708 containing:
- a CDS encoding ABC transporter permease subunit encodes the protein MLVHSRAARWAIRLVFFLLFLPLFAVPLLVILAASLATNWSGAFPSGPTAEHYAAATSGDALRALTTSLLTALTAGLLALLAGSWAAIAGASLGRRGKRFMDALFVLPVAVPSVVVGLSILVAFSRPPLLLNGTPWIVILAHTVLVTAFAYQSVSAALVRLDPVYVQAAASLGARPAYTLWRIKLPLLLPSLTAAAGLCFALSMGELSATMMLYPPDWTPLPVQIFAATDRGSLFTGAAVATVLMAATLFVLLAVSRIRTRASYR